AGCTCCGCTCGACACCCGTGGACGTCGCCGACGACGTAGACGTCGTCGTAGGCGTCGATGTCGATCCGTCGGTGGTGCGGGGCGACCGCGTCGTGGAACGTGTGAGTGGACATAGTCTCGTTCGGAGGCCGCTCGCCGCCGGCCGGCGCGCTCCCCCGCGCTGTCGAGTAGAGAGAGGACGCGAGCGGCTTAATCGGTTACTAATAGCGGTGTATAGGCCTATATAGTGTTTGGCCGGCGGTGGCGCGCGGGCGCGGTGTAGCGCAAGACCTTTCGGCGGTTCGAGTGAATCTCGGAGTATGACGGACACCGTCGAACTCGGCAGTGAGGCGTACGAGCAGTACGTGGAAGCCGGCGAGATTCTCGTCGAAGTGATGGACGAAGCCGAAGCCCGCGTCGAGGTCGGCGCGACCCACCTCGAGGTCGCCGAGTTCGCCGAGGAGAAGATCGAGGAACTCGGCGGGGAGCCCGCGTTCCCCGTGAACATCAGCGTGAACGAGGAAGCGAGCCACGCCTCCCCGGGCGCGGACGACGACACCGAGTTCGGCGAGGACGTCGTCTGCCTCGACGTCGGCGTCCACGTGGATGGCTACATCGCCGACGCCGCGCGCACCGTCGACCTCACCGGCGAGCAGACCGAACTCGTCGAAGCCGCCGAGGAAGCCCTCGAAGCCGGCCTCGACGTCGTCGAAGCCGGCGTGCACACCGGCGAAATCGGCGCGGAAGTCGAGGACGTCATCCGCGCGTACGGCTACAACCCCATCATCAACCTCACCGGCCACGGCCTCGCGCACTGGGACGCCCACACCGGCCCGAACGTCCCGAACCGCGGCACGGAGGAGGGAACCGTCCTCGAAGCCGGCGACGTCCTCGCCATCGAGCCGTTCGCCACCACCGGCTCCGGCCGCGTGACCGAGGGGTCGAAGACCGAGATTTACTCGCTCAAGTCCACGCGCGGCGTCCGCAACCGCCAGGCCCGCCAGATTCTCGACACCGTCGAAGACGAGTACCGCGAGCTCCCGTTCGCCGCGCGCTGGCTCGACGGCGGCCGCACCGAGATGGCGCTCCGCCGCCTCGTCATGAACGACAGCCTCCGCTCCTACCCCGTGCTGAAAGAAGACGACGGCGAACTCGTCAGTCAGGCCGAACACACCATCATCGTCACCGAAGACGGCCACGAACGAACGACGGAGTGAGCTAGTCGGTCGCGCGGCTGCTTTCCGGTATCAGGATCGGTCGCAGCCCCGCGCGAAGGGGGAATAAATTGAGGGGAATCGACGGCAGCGAGTGCCTCTGGATGAACCGCCGTTAGGCGTTGTTCATCCGCGTGCTGGTTTCGTCGCCGCACATCCGGCACTGGGAAACCCGGTAGGGTTCCCGCGAGAATTCGGCGTTCTCGGATTTCGAGCTCTCAGTTTTGAGCTCGACGGAGACCTCGTGAGGGGTCTCGCGGCCGCACTTCTCGCACTGCTCAGTCATACCGTCGGAATGCGGTGTTTTGCTTGCCATCGGAACCACCCTCGTAATCACACACGGACTCCCTCTACAAAAACCCAACCCTTGGTCACTCCGTAAGGAAGTGGCCACGGGCGTCGTCGACCCCCGTGACGACCGAACGGTTCTTGCGCGCGGCGGCCGCAGAGTCGGCGTATGGAGCAGGTGTTCGCGCCGTGGCGCATCGAGTGGGTGGAACGGGAGAACAAGAACCCCGACGTCGATTCCTGCGTGTTCTGCGAACTCCCCGAGCGGGGCGACGACCGGGAGAACCTCGTCGTCGCGCGCGCCGACGAGGCGTTCGTCCTCCTCAACAACGCACCCTACAACCCCGGGCACGCGATGGTGATCCCGTTCGCGCACGGCGGCGACTTCACCGGCCTCGACGACGACGCCCTGCTGGCGTGCGCGCGACTGAAGCAGGTGACGCTCGACGCGCTCGACGAAGCGATGGGCGCGGACGCGTACAACACCGGCATGAACCTCGGCGGCGGCCCCGCCGGCGGGAGCATCGAGGACCACCTCCACGAGCACGTCGTCCCGCGCTGGGGCGGGGACACGAACTTCATGCCGGTCGTCTCCGACACGAAAGTCATCGTCGAGGGCCTCGGGGACTCCTACGACGCGA
This sequence is a window from Halocalculus aciditolerans. Protein-coding genes within it:
- a CDS encoding DUF7835 family putative zinc beta-ribbon protein, with product MASKTPHSDGMTEQCEKCGRETPHEVSVELKTESSKSENAEFSREPYRVSQCRMCGDETSTRMNNA
- a CDS encoding HIT family protein, whose translation is MEQVFAPWRIEWVERENKNPDVDSCVFCELPERGDDRENLVVARADEAFVLLNNAPYNPGHAMVIPFAHGGDFTGLDDDALLACARLKQVTLDALDEAMGADAYNTGMNLGGGPAGGSIEDHLHEHVVPRWGGDTNFMPVVSDTKVIVEGLGDSYDAIHDAFADHDAATGVAESGAVTLDL
- the map gene encoding type II methionyl aminopeptidase → MTDTVELGSEAYEQYVEAGEILVEVMDEAEARVEVGATHLEVAEFAEEKIEELGGEPAFPVNISVNEEASHASPGADDDTEFGEDVVCLDVGVHVDGYIADAARTVDLTGEQTELVEAAEEALEAGLDVVEAGVHTGEIGAEVEDVIRAYGYNPIINLTGHGLAHWDAHTGPNVPNRGTEEGTVLEAGDVLAIEPFATTGSGRVTEGSKTEIYSLKSTRGVRNRQARQILDTVEDEYRELPFAARWLDGGRTEMALRRLVMNDSLRSYPVLKEDDGELVSQAEHTIIVTEDGHERTTE